Proteins encoded together in one Terriglobus saanensis SP1PR4 window:
- a CDS encoding ComEC/Rec2 family competence protein, which translates to MTTWERWIDVQDAEASPHHKKYVGHPARFSALDSLVFRTHPLFFAALCFATGITSDRLLISRWQTAALRVACTCLLVTIAWFCSSRPSHVRLLALGVAWIALGWTCASLEMRPQPQTGLQKYADGLRRDVDGTVQNIRRLRSNEVADEEIGGVEMAPDQEISASRKIPQDQWVVDLAMGAVEDVTPDVSKMVAMDGVVRITMQNTVMPELLCGDQLRIALRLRLPQGFRDPGVWQYPEYLQGEGVGVRASSRELPRSVHHANHASLACGLLRMRKWAEERIERYARSKVNVRMPQWFRVTETDAGIFNAMLLGDRSALQRGTRLDFERTGSFHLLVVAGLHVGLVAWGVYSLLLWLRCGRTTATLATMFLTSGYAVLTGFGLPVQRALWMTMVFLIATLFARQRHALNALGASALGMLIVAPSSLFEAGFQMTILAVIAIAGIALPLAQHSFLPYARASRAINVIAWDAHLAPVLAQFRVSLRMVASALLPRNPQIAARALARVVRGSAWLLELVLFSAMAELIMSLPMMIYFHRLTPFALPANLICIVLIPFLMGSLAILFVLACVGAPVAAPAGVITAGLLHAVTAVLHRVSLAHGADWRVAEPSSLHVVAFCILMVATVWLLRGSCKAAWIGVVLLPTMAALILWPIRPRLSPERLEMTAVDVGQGDSIFVASPDGHTMLIDAGGPVGTAEMAQSSHYDVGEEIVSPYLWSRGVSQLDVMVLTHAHGDHMGGMSAVLGNFHPRELWISVDSNAPQFRALLQQATHMGIHVRRLHAGDAIGWGQTQVQVLSPAANYSPGSMPNNNDSLAMRITWQKASFLLEGDAEAPSEEAMLKSGQPLKSSVLKVGHHGSRTSTTPPFLAAVAPAYAVISDGRDNRFGHPRMEILQRLQAARSHTFRTDMVGATTFLLHADGQVETSSSVR; encoded by the coding sequence ATGACTACCTGGGAGCGCTGGATCGACGTGCAGGACGCGGAGGCATCACCTCATCACAAGAAGTATGTCGGTCATCCCGCTCGATTTTCCGCGCTCGACTCTCTCGTCTTCCGCACGCATCCTTTGTTCTTCGCGGCGTTATGCTTCGCCACGGGGATTACATCTGACCGGCTACTGATCTCGCGATGGCAGACTGCAGCGCTTCGAGTCGCATGTACCTGTCTGCTTGTTACTATTGCCTGGTTCTGCTCGTCTCGCCCGAGTCATGTACGCCTGCTTGCGCTCGGAGTGGCGTGGATCGCACTTGGCTGGACCTGCGCCTCACTGGAAATGAGACCGCAGCCACAGACAGGTCTTCAAAAGTATGCGGACGGCTTACGTCGGGATGTGGATGGAACCGTTCAAAACATCCGGCGTCTACGGAGCAATGAAGTAGCGGACGAAGAAATCGGCGGTGTCGAGATGGCTCCGGATCAGGAAATCTCCGCATCACGTAAAATACCGCAAGATCAATGGGTCGTCGATCTTGCGATGGGCGCCGTCGAAGACGTAACCCCGGATGTCTCCAAAATGGTTGCGATGGATGGCGTCGTTCGCATCACGATGCAGAACACAGTCATGCCTGAACTGCTCTGCGGAGATCAACTTCGGATTGCATTGCGGCTTCGTCTGCCGCAGGGTTTTCGCGATCCGGGCGTCTGGCAGTATCCGGAGTATCTGCAAGGCGAAGGCGTTGGCGTGCGCGCTTCGAGCCGTGAGCTTCCTCGCTCTGTGCATCATGCGAACCACGCCTCGTTGGCGTGCGGTTTATTGCGCATGAGGAAGTGGGCCGAGGAGCGCATCGAACGCTACGCTCGCAGCAAAGTAAATGTTCGTATGCCACAATGGTTTCGCGTCACCGAGACCGATGCGGGTATCTTCAATGCGATGCTCCTGGGCGATCGAAGCGCGTTACAGCGTGGAACCAGGTTGGACTTCGAGAGGACAGGCTCGTTCCATCTTCTGGTTGTCGCAGGCCTGCACGTCGGCCTCGTTGCCTGGGGAGTCTATTCCCTTCTCCTATGGCTACGTTGCGGACGGACCACGGCGACGCTTGCGACGATGTTCCTCACGAGTGGCTACGCTGTGCTCACTGGATTTGGACTACCGGTACAGCGAGCGCTCTGGATGACGATGGTGTTCCTCATCGCAACGTTGTTCGCACGCCAGCGACATGCGCTGAATGCCCTTGGAGCCAGTGCGCTGGGCATGCTGATCGTGGCTCCCTCGTCCCTTTTCGAGGCGGGCTTTCAGATGACGATCCTCGCAGTGATTGCAATTGCGGGCATCGCCCTTCCACTGGCACAGCACAGCTTTCTGCCCTATGCGAGAGCATCTCGGGCCATCAATGTCATCGCATGGGATGCGCATCTTGCCCCGGTACTGGCTCAGTTCCGCGTAAGCCTGCGTATGGTCGCCAGCGCACTTCTTCCTCGCAACCCACAAATCGCGGCGCGCGCTCTTGCGCGGGTAGTCCGTGGTTCTGCCTGGCTGCTGGAACTCGTGCTGTTTTCTGCAATGGCTGAACTCATAATGTCCTTGCCAATGATGATTTACTTTCACCGCCTGACTCCCTTCGCTTTACCCGCCAATCTCATCTGCATCGTTCTGATTCCATTTCTCATGGGCTCCCTTGCGATTCTGTTTGTTCTTGCGTGTGTAGGGGCACCAGTGGCCGCTCCTGCGGGCGTGATCACGGCGGGGCTGTTACACGCGGTCACAGCGGTTCTTCATCGCGTGAGCCTTGCGCATGGAGCCGACTGGAGAGTGGCAGAGCCGTCATCGTTACACGTCGTTGCGTTCTGCATTTTGATGGTGGCCACGGTGTGGCTGCTACGAGGATCGTGCAAGGCAGCTTGGATAGGAGTTGTTCTGTTGCCAACTATGGCCGCGCTGATCCTGTGGCCTATACGACCTCGTCTCTCACCGGAGCGGCTGGAGATGACCGCTGTGGATGTAGGTCAGGGAGACTCCATCTTTGTTGCTTCTCCCGATGGACATACCATGCTCATCGACGCGGGAGGTCCTGTAGGCACCGCCGAGATGGCGCAGAGCAGCCACTACGATGTGGGCGAAGAAATCGTATCACCCTACCTGTGGAGCCGCGGTGTAAGTCAGTTGGACGTCATGGTGCTGACGCACGCGCATGGCGATCACATGGGAGGTATGTCTGCGGTACTGGGAAATTTCCATCCGCGTGAACTCTGGATCAGTGTGGACTCCAACGCACCGCAGTTTCGTGCACTGCTTCAGCAGGCGACCCATATGGGAATTCATGTGAGACGTCTGCACGCAGGAGACGCGATCGGTTGGGGCCAGACGCAGGTGCAGGTCTTGTCTCCGGCAGCAAATTACTCGCCGGGCTCGATGCCAAATAATAATGACTCGTTAGCGATGCGAATCACCTGGCAAAAGGCTTCGTTCCTACTGGAAGGCGACGCCGAAGCTCCGAGCGAGGAGGCCATGTTGAAGAGTGGACAGCCGCTCAAAAGCAGCGTTCTGAAGGTTGGGCATCATGGCAGCCGCACCTCGACCACACCACCGTTTCTTGCCGCAGTGGCACCTGCGTATGCGGTTATCTCAGACGGTCGTGACAATCGCTTTGGGCATCCACGGATGGAGATCTTGCAGCGATTGCAAGCTGCAAGATCTCATACCTTTCGCACAGACATGGTGGGTGCGACGACTTTTTTACTGCACGCTGACGGTCAGGTAGAGACTTCGTCCAGCGTGCGTTAG